The genomic stretch GTTTCACTTTTACGAGTAATTCTTAGCACTGAACCTGGTTGTACACCGTCTAAAGTTTTTACAACAGGATCATCAGACCTTATTTTAGGAAGATTTCTATAATCATAATCAACATCCGCAAATTCTTTGATAATTTCATCTTCGGTCATGACTTCATGCTCAGGTACAAGCATATGGTTTTGAATATCTATTTTCAAATTATATTCCTCCAGATAGAAAAGTTAAAATATAAAATTAGAAACGGGCCCGACGGGAATTGAACCCGCGGCCGCTTGGTTAAAAGCCAAGCGCTCTGCCAGACTGAGCTACGGGCCCTAAATACATCTGAAATATCTAAGCGCCTTGGCCGGGATTTGAACCCGAGTCGCGGGCTCGACAGGCCCACATGATAGCCCCTACACCACCAAGGCAATTAAATATGAATCGTATAATTAATTTAACAGTATTAAATATACACTATTAGTTAATTATTAATTTAATCTTATATAAAGATTTTGGAAATTTATTGAATTTCACAAAAATTATTAACAATTTCTTAATAATATAAATTAAATCCCGCCTGCCGGACTTGAACCAGCAACATTTGGATCTACAGTCCAACGCTCTGCCAAATTGAGCTAAGGCGGGACAAAATGGGACCGCCCGGATTTGAACCGGAGTCTCAGGCTCCCAAAGCCCAAAGGATCGACCAAGCTACCCTACGGTCCCATACAAATTGGTATGCCATATAACATACTTTTAATAATATATATTTACCCATATATAAACTTTGCCATGAATCATTGATTTTAGATAAAAAAATGTGTATTATGAATAAATAAAAAGCCCCGAACGGGAATTGAACCCGCGACCACGAGATTACAAGTCTCGCGCTCCACCAGACTGAGCTATCGAGGCGCTAGCAAATATTATAGAACACTATAATTTATGTCAATAGTTACATAAATACTTTACTAATTAATTAAGTATAATTCACAAAATTATAAATATAATAGAATTTACAATTAATAATCATGATAAATAAAGAGGATTTATTGGGAAAAATTGATAAAACTTTAATAAATATTAAAAGTAGAACCCCCTTAACCCATTGTATAACAAACTTTGTAACTGTAAATGACTGCGCAAATGCTATTTTGGCAATTGGAGGATCACCAATAATGGCTGATGATGCTGATGAAATGGAAGAAGTTGTTTCAATAGCTGATGCACTTGTTATTAATATCGGAAAATTAAGTAAAGACCAAATAGCTGCTATGATTTCTGCTTCTAAAGTAGCAAACAAAACAAAAACTCCAATCATTTTAGACCCAGTAGGAGTTGGAGTAAGTAATCTAAGAAATAATACTGCTTTAGAAATAATAAACAATTATAATATATCGGCAATACGTGGAAATATCACAGAAATTAAAACAATAGCCAAATTACTTGGAATTATAGATGAAAATAATACTGCAAAAGGTGTTGATGTATGTGTTGATGATATAATTACTAAAACTAACTTAAAAGACAATGGAAAAATAATTTCCAATTTAGCAAAGAAATTAAACGCAATTGTTTTAGCTAGTGGTCCAATTGACCTTTTAAGTGATGGTATAACTACATTAGCTATTGATAATGGAGATGAAATGATGCCACTAATTACTGGTAGTGGATGTATGCTATCTTCAATCGTTGGAACATGCATTGGAGGATCAACACCTCTTGAAGGAACATTGCTTGCAATACTTGCTATGAATATTGCTGGTGAAAAAGCAAGAGCTAAAATAGATGAAAAAGATGAAGGTACTGGTTCATTTAGAGCTTATTTAATAGATTACTTATACAAAACGGATAGTGAGACTTTAATTAACAAATCAAATATTGAGATATTATGAATAAAAATGATTTAAAACTTTATTTAGTTACTGATAATAGTGATGATGAAAAAAAATTTTTAAATACAATTGAAGAAGCTATAAAAGGTGGTGTCAGTTTAGTCCAAATTAGAGAAAAAACAAAAGACACCATAGAATTCTATAATTTAGCTCTAAAAGTTAAAAAAATTACTAAAAAATATAATATTCCATTAATTATTAACGATAGAATCGATGTTGCATTAGCTATTGATGCTGATGGAGTTCATATTGGTCAGACAGATATGCCCTGCAAGATTACAAGAAAATTAATTGGAAATAATAAAATTTTAGGAGTTTCGGCATCAACTGTAAGTGAAGCTCAAAAAGCAGAAAAAGATGGAGCTGATTATATTGGAAGTGGAGCTGTTTTTCCAACATCCACTAAAGATGATGCTCCTTTTATAACAAAAAAAGAATTAAAAGAAATTGTTAAATCAATTAATATACCTGTGGTGGCTATTGGAGGCATTACACTTGATAATGCTTCTGAATTAAAAGATACTGGGATAGCAGGGTTATCTGTAGTGAGTGCTATTATGAGTTCAGACAATCCTAAAATAGCTTCAGAAAAATTAAAGGCTATTTATTGTAATCTGTAAATCCAAATCTATTTCCAAATGGGTCTTCAAATTCTACAGCATTACCTGTACCTATTTCATATGGTGCGGATAAGAAATTTACTTTTTTTTCTTTTAATTCTCTATATTTTTTCGCAACATCATCCACAACAAACCATATTGTTGGTTTAACATCATTGAAAATATTTTCATCCTTTAAAATAATAGCTGGTTCATTATTTCCAACATTATAAGCAACCATACCCTTATCCTTAAAATTAAATTTTAGCTTTAATCCAATTATTTCTTCATAATAATCCATAGCTTTTTCTATATTATCAACTGGAAGAAAAAAATTATCATAATCCATATAAATCACTTTTTACTATTTTTTAGAGCTTCAACAGCAGCTAATTTTTTACCGGCTAACATACTAATACAAGCTCCGCCACCACTACTTACATGACTCATTTGGTCTTCACAACCAAGTGCGGCAGTAGCAGCTGCAATATGTCCTCCACCAATTAGGGAAAATCCTTTAGAAGATGCAATTGCGTTAATTAAATCTTCAGTACCCATTGAAAACCTAGGATCTTCAAATACTCCTGCAGGACCATTAGCAAATATTGTTTTTGCATCACGAATTTCTTTTGCATAACAAGCGATTGTTTCAACACCTATATCCAATATTGCTTCATTAGATAACTCATCAATCGAAACATCAGCTCTTTCACCATTTAACTCAATAGCTGCATCAATTGGATATTTAATTTTATCACCAAATTTATCGATCATCAATTTAGCTTTTTCAACCATATTAACATGACCTCTACTAATTATAAACTGACGATTAACTTCCCCAATATCTGCACCAGATGCCCATAAGACAATGTTTCCCACAATACCCGTAGTTAAAATAGAATCAGCAGTTTTATTTTTTAATACATTTTCCATGACTTCAATAGAATCTTCAGGTTTCATTCCACCTAACAAAAACACACAAGGATGTTGTACATTATCTAATGCTTCTTGTATTACAGTTAACTCTTTTTCCATTACTCTACCAGCAGCTGAAGGAGTATTAACAGTGAACCCCACTAATGATATGTGTGATCTATGAGCTGCTGCAAATGCATCATTTACAAAATAATCAATAACAGGAGATAATTGTTTTACAAGAATTGTTTTTGACTGTTCTTCTGGACTTTTTGAAATAGTTTCTTCAGCAAAAAATCTTACATTTTCCAAAAGTAAAATTTCATGATTTTTCATTGATTTAATAGCTTCTTTAGTAACATTGGAAAAAATAGAATCTATATATTTTACTCTTAAATTTAATAAAGCAGATAATGCATCAGCATGGTGAGAAAGTGTTGTAAAGTCGTTTTTACCTGGACGGCTTTGATGTGCAAGAATGACAACTTTGGCTCCTTTATTAGATAATTCTTTGATTGTTTGAGCATGTAAATTTAATCTAGTGTCATCTAAAATAACCCTAGAACCTGGATCTACCGGAGAATTAACATCAACTCTAACAAGGACAGTTTTACCTTCAATATCAAAATCATCAATAGTATTAAATTTACCAGCCATTATTTCACTCAAATAAATATATATCTTAATATATTAAAAAAGATTCTTTTATAATTTACTTACCAAATCAAGTAATGCTTTTTTCGGACTTTTAGCTTTTATAATTCCTGAAGCAAGCAATACTCCATCTGCACCTAAATCTATTGCTGCTTTCATATCATCCCCAGTAGTTATTCCTGCACCACATAAAACTTTAATATTCCTATTAATATCTTTAACTTGAGATACAGTCTCTTCAACTATTTCCGGTTGAGCTTGGGACACCGGAATTCCAGTACCAATAAGTTCAGGTGGTTCAACAGCAACTGCTTCAGGAGATAGACAAGAAATCGCTTTTGAAGTGGCAATATTATTAGTACATACGCAAGAGTCTATTTCATGTTCCTTGCACAACTTTATGGCCTCATAAATATCTGCTAATTTCATCCTATTTTCAGAATGATTAATTAAAGAACCACTGATTCCAGACTCGATAAATGGGTCAATTAAATTATGCCCAGTATTCCCCCCAGGTGAAACTGGATCAATGTGTTGAGCAAAAATTGGAATCGAAGTTTCTTCAGATATTCTATAAATATCAATTGCTTGTGGAGCAGCAACCATTGTGATTCCTGATTCATTAGCAGCACTTTCTAAATCATGTGCTAATTCTAATGCTTTAATTCCACTTGATTCTAAATAAGTTTTATAATTTAAGATTACAATTGGTCTATCCATATTAGTCTCCCCAAATATATTTTAATAATATTTTAATTTAACCAAATATTTAAATTATTATAAAAATCAGATATGTAAATAGAAAAGAGGGTTTTAATAAAAATGTCACTAACAAAAGAACAACAAAAAAAGTTAGAAAAAAGTGGATATAGATTTGTTGGCAATAATGGACATGCTGCTACAAAAATCTGTCACTGGACTAAACAAAGTATACTTGATAAAGGGGTTTGTTATAAAGAACAATTTTACGGTGTTAAAAGCCATAGATGTTTGCAAATGTCTCCTGCTGTACCTCACTGTCAACAAGAATGTGAGTTTTGTTGGAGAGATTTAAGTTATACCAATACTGATTGGGATGGAAATTATGATGATCCTAAAACCATTATTGATGGAGCAATTAATGCCCAAAACAATTTACTTTGCGGATTTTTTGGAAATGACAAAGCTAATCGTGAAAAATTAGCCGAATCAAAAACACCAACTAATGCAGCTATTTCACTTGCTGGTGAACCTACACTTTATCCTGAAATTGATGAATTAATAGCTGAGTTTAATCGTAGAAATTTTACAACTTTTTTAGTGAGTAATGGTCAAAATGTAGATAAATTGAAAAACTTATCTGAAGATCCATACCAACTATACTTATCCTTAGATGCTCCTACAAGGAAAACCTATAATGAAGTTTGTAGACCTCAAATAATGAATGGTTGGGAAAATTTAAATGAATCATTAGAAACATTAGCAAGTTTTAATACTCGTACATGTATAAGAACAACCTGTGTTAAAGGAAGAAACATGATTAATCCAGAATTATATGCTAAATTAATAAAAAAAGCTAACCCCAAATTTGTAGAAATAAAAGCATATATGTGTGTTGGATATTCAAGAGAAAGATTAACATTAGGTAATATGCCAACATTTGACGAAGTTGTTGATTTTGCATGTCAAATTGGTGATGAATGTG from Methanobrevibacter oralis encodes the following:
- the thiM gene encoding hydroxyethylthiazole kinase gives rise to the protein MINKEDLLGKIDKTLINIKSRTPLTHCITNFVTVNDCANAILAIGGSPIMADDADEMEEVVSIADALVINIGKLSKDQIAAMISASKVANKTKTPIILDPVGVGVSNLRNNTALEIINNYNISAIRGNITEIKTIAKLLGIIDENNTAKGVDVCVDDIITKTNLKDNGKIISNLAKKLNAIVLASGPIDLLSDGITTLAIDNGDEMMPLITGSGCMLSSIVGTCIGGSTPLEGTLLAILAMNIAGEKARAKIDEKDEGTGSFRAYLIDYLYKTDSETLINKSNIEIL
- a CDS encoding VOC family protein, whose amino-acid sequence is MDYDNFFLPVDNIEKAMDYYEEIIGLKLKFNFKDKGMVAYNVGNNEPAIILKDENIFNDVKPTIWFVVDDVAKKYRELKEKKVNFLSAPYEIGTGNAVEFEDPFGNRFGFTDYNK
- a CDS encoding DNA-directed RNA polymerase subunit H, whose amino-acid sequence is MKIDIQNHMLVPEHEVMTEDEIIKEFADVDYDYRNLPKIRSDDPVVKTLDGVQPGSVLRITRKSETAGEFITYRIVED
- the tpiA gene encoding triose-phosphate isomerase — its product is MDRPIVILNYKTYLESSGIKALELAHDLESAANESGITMVAAPQAIDIYRISEETSIPIFAQHIDPVSPGGNTGHNLIDPFIESGISGSLINHSENRMKLADIYEAIKLCKEHEIDSCVCTNNIATSKAISCLSPEAVAVEPPELIGTGIPVSQAQPEIVEETVSQVKDINRNIKVLCGAGITTGDDMKAAIDLGADGVLLASGIIKAKSPKKALLDLVSKL
- the thiE gene encoding thiamine phosphate synthase, yielding MNKNDLKLYLVTDNSDDEKKFLNTIEEAIKGGVSLVQIREKTKDTIEFYNLALKVKKITKKYNIPLIINDRIDVALAIDADGVHIGQTDMPCKITRKLIGNNKILGVSASTVSEAQKAEKDGADYIGSGAVFPTSTKDDAPFITKKELKEIVKSINIPVVAIGGITLDNASELKDTGIAGLSVVSAIMSSDNPKIASEKLKAIYCNL
- the twy1 gene encoding 4-demethylwyosine synthase TYW1, with product MSLTKEQQKKLEKSGYRFVGNNGHAATKICHWTKQSILDKGVCYKEQFYGVKSHRCLQMSPAVPHCQQECEFCWRDLSYTNTDWDGNYDDPKTIIDGAINAQNNLLCGFFGNDKANREKLAESKTPTNAAISLAGEPTLYPEIDELIAEFNRRNFTTFLVSNGQNVDKLKNLSEDPYQLYLSLDAPTRKTYNEVCRPQIMNGWENLNESLETLASFNTRTCIRTTCVKGRNMINPELYAKLIKKANPKFVEIKAYMCVGYSRERLTLGNMPTFDEVVDFACQIGDECGREITNESEISRVVLLE
- a CDS encoding phosphoglycerate kinase, with translation MMAGKFNTIDDFDIEGKTVLVRVDVNSPVDPGSRVILDDTRLNLHAQTIKELSNKGAKVVILAHQSRPGKNDFTTLSHHADALSALLNLRVKYIDSIFSNVTKEAIKSMKNHEILLLENVRFFAEETISKSPEEQSKTILVKQLSPVIDYFVNDAFAAAHRSHISLVGFTVNTPSAAGRVMEKELTVIQEALDNVQHPCVFLLGGMKPEDSIEVMENVLKNKTADSILTTGIVGNIVLWASGADIGEVNRQFIISRGHVNMVEKAKLMIDKFGDKIKYPIDAAIELNGERADVSIDELSNEAILDIGVETIACYAKEIRDAKTIFANGPAGVFEDPRFSMGTEDLINAIASSKGFSLIGGGHIAAATAALGCEDQMSHVSSGGGACISMLAGKKLAAVEALKNSKK